One Cucurbita pepo subsp. pepo cultivar mu-cu-16 chromosome LG07, ASM280686v2, whole genome shotgun sequence genomic region harbors:
- the LOC111798339 gene encoding F-box protein At1g55000, producing MGCCCDEDDDVEILRHLHPSPTVQSPPQQQLQQQPTLPDSSTAVLSPMNSHFFALSCRDILRLIFEKLSIPDLARSSCVSRLWNSVASDQEIVSGAFKAPWKVKDVIGKPSSGSFWRDNCLGKFAISHRILRGDSLASLAVKYSVQVIDIKRLNNMMSDHGIYSRERLLIPIGNPNILINSICYIEMDAIAKREVATLYLDGIPTTHHLYGKETDDHGMSSVQVKKRVLHSLSRSMMVDDETAQYYLSISDGDPRAALTEFAEDIRWERHMGMA from the exons atggGGTGCTGTTGCGACGAAGATGACGACGTTGAGATCCTGAGGCATCTTCATCCCTCACCGACCGTTCAGTCTCCGCCGCAGCAGCAGCTGCAGCAGCAGCCTACGCTACCGGATTCTTCCACTGCCGTACTGTCTCCGATGAACTCTCACTTCTTCGCCCTCTCCTGCCGCGACATCCTTCGCCTCATCTTTGAGAAGCTTTCCATCCCCGACTTGGCTCGTTCCAGCTGCGTTTCCCGTCTCTGGAACTCTGTTGCTTCCGATCAGGAAATTGTTTCCGGTGCTTTCAAAGCGCCGTGGAAGGTTAAGGATGTAATAGGGAAGCCGAGCTCCGGGAGCTTCTGGAGAGATAATTGCCTTGGAAAGTTCGCGATCTCTCATCGGATTCTCCGCGGTGATAGCTTGGCTAGTCTTGCCGTTAAGTATTCGGTTCAG GTCATAGACATAAAACGTCTAAACAACATGATGAGCGACCATGGCATATACTCAAGAGAAAGATTGCTAATCCCCATTGGCAATCCCAATATACTTATAAACAGTATATGCTACATCGAGATGGACGCTATCGCGAAACGGGAAGTTGCGACGTTGTATTTGGATGGCATCCCCACGACCCATCATTTATATGGTAAGGAGACAGATGATCATGGTATGTCCTCTGTTCAAGTGAAGAAACGAGTACTCCATTCATTGAGTCGGAGCATGATGGTCGACGATGAAACCGCTCAATATTACTTATCCATTTCCGATGGCGATCCTCGAGCTGCTCTCACAGAATTCGCCGAAGACATCAGGTGGGAGAGGCATATGGGCATGGCCTAG
- the LOC111798337 gene encoding probable Xaa-Pro aminopeptidase P isoform X1 has protein sequence MHSLPSQAIRPLSFSSFSSSSSTSLYLRLISSTFPISPYFNPQSPVFAAISRRLRRSTIRSCSFITAKPSSDLRNTRSKDESDSKLQALRKLFSKPGIDIDAYVIPSQDAHQSEFIGECYMRRAYISGFTGSAGTAVVTKDQAALWTDGRYFLQAEKQLSSSWILMRAGNHGVPTPSEWLADTLAPGGVVGIDPFLFSADAAEDLKETISRKNHKLVYLYDYNLVDEIWKESRPKPPKGPIRVHDLKYAGLDVASKLASLRSELGEAGSSAIIISMLDEIAWLLNLRGSDVPNSPVMYAYLIVEMDGAKLFVDTSKVSSEVMDHLKSAGVELRPYDSIISEIENLAEKGANLWLDPVSVNAAIANAYRNACDKYFIRLGNKRKSKDKTSETSNSHVGPTGVYKSSPVSIAKAVKNHAELEGMRNSHLRDAAALAQFWSWLEEEILNGVKLTEVEVADKLLEFRKNQDGFVDTSFDTISASGANGAIIHYKPEPSDCSVVDANKLFLLDSGAQYVDGTTDITRTVHFGEPTTYQKECFTRVLQGHIALDQAVFPQHTPGFVLDAFARSSLWKIGLDYRHGTGHGVGAALNVHEGPQSISFRFGNMTGLQDGMIVSNEPGYYEDHSFGIRIENLLVVRDAKTPNCFGGIGYLGFEKLTFVPIQTKMVDISLLSVAEVNWLNDYHSQVWEKVSPLLEGSARQWLWNNTRLIAKS, from the exons ATGCACTCGCTACCATCGCAAGCGATTCGTCCTCTTTCATTCtcatccttttcttcttcat CTTCAACCTCTCTCTACCTCCGTTTAATCTCTTCAACCTTCCCAATTTCCCCTTATTTCAATCCTCAATCCCCTGTTTTCGCCGCCATTTCCCGCCGACTACGACGTTCCACCATCAGAAGCTGCTCCTTCATCACCGCCAAGCCTTCCTCGGACCTCAGAAACACCCGCTCGAAGGATGAGTCCGATTCCAAGCTTCAGGCTCTCCGCAAGTTGTTCTCGAAACCTGGCATTGATATCGACGCCTATGTAATCCCCTCGCAGGACGCTCACCAG AGTGAATTCATTGGAGAATGTTACATGAGGAGGGCTTATATATCTGGATTTACCGGCAGTGCTGGAACTGCTGTTGTCACGAAGGACCAAGCAGCACTTTGGACAGATGGACGGTATTTTCTTCAG GCAGAGAAGCAGCTAAGCTCCAGTTGGATTCTCATGCGAGCTGGAAATCATGGCGTGCCGACCCCAAGTGAATGGCTTGCTGATACTCTAGCTCCTGGCGGTGTAGTTGGAATTGATCCT TTTCTGTTTTCTGCCGATGCTGCAGAAGATTTGAAGGAGACCATTTCGAGGAAGAATCACAAGCTGGTTTACCTATATGATTACAATCTCGTGGATGAAATATGGAAAGAATCAAGACCAAAGCCACCCAAAGGGCCTATTAGAGTGCATGATCTTAAATATGCTGGTTTAGATGTTGCATCAAAGTTGGCTTCTTTGAGGTCTGAGCTTGGAGAAGCTGGTTCATCTGCAATCATTATATCCATGCTTGATGAAATTGCCTGGCTGTTGAACTTG AGAGGAAGTGATGTTCCAAACTCACCTGTTATGTATGCATACCTGATAGTTGAAATGGATGGAGCAAAACTGTTTGTAGATACTTCGAAAGTCTCATCAGAGGTGATGGATCACTTGAAAAGTGCAGGAGTTGAGTTAAGACCATATGATTCTATTATTTCGGAAATTGAAAA TTTGGCAGAAAAGGGAGCTAATCTCTGGCTGGACCCAGTATCAGTCAATGCTGCAATTGCAAATGCTTATAGGAACGCATGTGATAAGTACTTTATACGCCTTgggaataaaagaaaaagcaagGATAAGACTTCTGAGACCTCAAATAGTCATGTTGGACCTACTGGAGTCTATAAGTCATCTCCTGTTTCAATAGCGAAGGCCGTAAAAAATCATGCTGAGTTAGAAGGGATGCGGAACTCTCATTTGAG AGATGCTGCTGCTCTTGCTCAATTCTGGTCCTGGTTGGAGGAGGAAATTCTCAATGGTGTCAAACTAACGGAGGTAGAAGTTGCTGACAAACTTCTGGAATTTCGTAAAAACCAAGATGGTTTTGTTGACACGAGTTTCGATACTATTAGTG CCTCTGGTGCAAATGGTGCAATCATACACTATAAACCAGAACCTAGTGATTGTTCTGTTGTGGATGCAAATAAACTTTTTCTGTTGGATAGTGGAGCGCAATATGTTGATGGAACAACCGATATAACTCGTACAGTACATTTTGGTGAACCGACCACTTATCAAAAAGAGTGCTTTACGAGAGTCCTCCAA GGCCATATAGCTTTAGATCAAGCAGTGTTTCCTCAGCACACCCCTGGTTTCGTATTAGATGCATTtgctcgttcctctctctggAAAATCGGGCTTGATTATCGGCATG GGACTGGCCATGGTGTAGGGGCTGCACTAAATGTACACGAGGGACCCCAAAGTATAAGCTTCCGATTTGGGAATATGACTGGCTTACAAGATGGAATGATCGTTAGCAACGAACCAGGCTACTACGAAGACCACTCTTTTGGTATTAGAATTGAG AATCTCCTTGTCGTGAGGGACGCTAAAACTCCAAACTGTTTTGGAGGCATTGGATATTTAGGATTTGAAAAACTCACGTTTGTACCCATTCAG ACTAAAATGGTTGATATCTCTTTGCTCTCTGTTGCGGAAGTCAATTGGCTGAATGATTACCATTCACAAGTCTGGGAAAAG GTTTCTCCATTGCTCGAAGGTTCTGCTCGCCAATGGCTGTGGAACAACACTCGGCTGATTGCAAAATCCTGA
- the LOC111798337 gene encoding probable Xaa-Pro aminopeptidase P isoform X2, with translation MHSLPSQAIRPLSFSSFSSSFSSSLYLRFISSTFPISPYFNPQSPVFAAISRRLRRSTIRSCSFITAKPSSDLRNTRSKDESDSKLQALRKLFSKPGIDIDAYVIPSQDAHQSEFIGECYMRRAYISGFTGSAGTAVVTKDQAALWTDGRYFLQAEKQLSSSWILMRAGNHGVPTPSEWLADTLAPGGVVGIDPFLFSADAAEDLKETISRKNHKLVYLYDYNLVDEIWKESRPKPPKGPIRVHDLKYAGLDVASKLASLRSELGEAGSSAIIISMLDEIAWLLNLRGSDVPNSPVMYAYLIVEMDGAKLFVDTSKVSSEVMDHLKSAGVELRPYDSIISEIENLAEKGANLWLDPVSVNAAIANAYRNACDKYFIRLGNKRKSKDKTSETSNSHVGPTGVYKSSPVSIAKAVKNHAELEGMRNSHLRDAAALAQFWSWLEEEILNGVKLTEVEVADKLLEFRKNQDGFVDTSFDTISASGANGAIIHYKPEPSDCSVVDANKLFLLDSGAQYVDGTTDITRTVHFGEPTTYQKECFTRVLQGHIALDQAVFPQHTPGFVLDAFARSSLWKIGLDYRHGTGHGVGAALNVHEGPQSISFRFGNMTGLQDGMIVSNEPGYYEDHSFGIRIENLLVVRDAKTPNCFGGIGYLGFEKLTFVPIQTKMVDISLLSVAEVNWLNDYHSQVWEKVSPLLEGSARQWLWNNTRLIAKS, from the exons ATGCACTCGCTACCATCGCAAGCGATTCGTCCTCTTTCATTCtcatccttttcttcttcattttcaagctCTCTCTACCTCCGTTTCATCTCTTCAACCTTCCCAATTTCCCCTTATTTCAATCCTCAATCACCTGTTTTCGCCGCCATTTCCCGCCGACTACGACGTTCCACCATCAGAAGCTGCTCCTTCATCACCGCCAAGCCTTCCTCGGACCTCAGAAATACCCGCTCGAAGGATGAGTCCGATTCCAAGCTTCAGGCTCTCCGCAAGTTGTTCTCGAAACCTGGCATTGATATCGACGCCTACGTAATCCCCTCGCAGGACGCTCACCAG AGTGAATTCATTGGAGAATGTTACATGAGGAGGGCTTATATATCTGGATTTACCGGCAGTGCTGGAACTGCTGTTGTCACGAAGGACCAAGCAGCACTTTGGACAGATGGACGGTATTTTCTTCAG GCAGAGAAGCAGCTAAGCTCCAGTTGGATTCTCATGCGAGCTGGAAATCATGGCGTGCCGACCCCAAGTGAATGGCTTGCTGATACTCTAGCTCCTGGCGGTGTAGTTGGAATTGATCCT TTTCTGTTTTCTGCCGATGCTGCAGAAGATTTGAAGGAGACCATTTCGAGGAAGAATCACAAGCTGGTTTACCTATATGATTACAATCTCGTGGATGAAATATGGAAAGAATCAAGACCAAAGCCACCCAAAGGGCCTATTAGAGTGCATGATCTTAAATATGCTGGTTTAGATGTTGCATCAAAGTTGGCTTCTTTGAGGTCTGAGCTTGGAGAAGCTGGTTCATCTGCAATCATTATATCCATGCTTGATGAAATTGCCTGGCTGTTGAACTTG AGAGGAAGTGATGTTCCAAACTCACCTGTTATGTATGCATACCTGATAGTTGAAATGGATGGAGCAAAACTGTTTGTAGATACTTCGAAAGTCTCATCAGAGGTGATGGATCACTTGAAAAGTGCAGGAGTTGAGTTAAGACCATATGATTCTATTATTTCGGAAATTGAAAA TTTGGCAGAAAAGGGAGCTAATCTCTGGCTGGACCCAGTATCAGTCAATGCTGCAATTGCAAATGCTTATAGGAACGCATGTGATAAGTACTTTATACGCCTTgggaataaaagaaaaagcaagGATAAGACTTCTGAGACCTCAAATAGTCATGTTGGACCTACTGGAGTCTATAAGTCATCTCCTGTTTCAATAGCGAAGGCCGTAAAAAATCATGCTGAGTTAGAAGGGATGCGGAACTCTCATTTGAG AGATGCTGCTGCTCTTGCTCAATTCTGGTCCTGGTTGGAGGAGGAAATTCTCAATGGTGTCAAACTAACGGAGGTAGAAGTTGCTGACAAACTTCTGGAATTTCGTAAAAACCAAGATGGTTTTGTTGACACGAGTTTCGATACTATTAGTG CCTCTGGTGCAAATGGTGCAATCATACACTATAAACCAGAACCTAGTGATTGTTCTGTTGTGGATGCAAATAAACTTTTTCTGTTGGATAGTGGAGCGCAATATGTTGATGGAACAACCGATATAACTCGTACAGTACATTTTGGTGAACCGACCACTTATCAAAAAGAGTGCTTTACGAGAGTCCTCCAA GGCCATATAGCTTTAGATCAAGCAGTGTTTCCTCAGCACACCCCTGGTTTCGTATTAGATGCATTtgctcgttcctctctctggAAAATCGGGCTTGATTATCGGCATG GGACTGGCCATGGTGTAGGGGCTGCACTAAATGTACACGAGGGACCCCAAAGTATAAGCTTCCGATTTGGGAATATGACTGGCTTACAAGATGGAATGATCGTTAGCAACGAACCAGGCTACTACGAAGACCACTCTTTTGGTATTAGAATTGAG AATCTCCTTGTCGTGAGGGACGCTAAAACTCCAAACTGTTTTGGAGGCATTGGATATTTAGGATTTGAAAAACTCACGTTTGTACCCATTCAG ACTAAAATGGTTGATATCTCTTTGCTCTCTGTTGCGGAAGTCAATTGGCTGAATGATTACCATTCACAAGTCTGGGAAAAG GTTTCTCCATTGCTCGAAGGTTCTGCTCGCCAATGGCTGTGGAACAACACTCGGCTGATTGCAAAATCCTGA
- the LOC111798340 gene encoding uncharacterized protein LOC111798340: MEALYLSTSAPTVLPFRKTVGSRTISKSSILFPSSSKSRFATICRQRIDGEDTPLSNAMDAYRLFGVDPTCSESELKAAFRAKVKQFHPDVNRDGNYSDSMIRRVIQAYEMLSSCSRTEFIERECLDPFENPECDAFDVFVNEFLCVGRGCPYSCVDRAPHVFTFASSTGTARATSQGHGEDYQVQIAVGQCPRSCIHYVTPLQRIILEELLDSALDVPYDNSAEADLLYSLIVKSKFENNRYRKPKREPKTSTERVDWY; the protein is encoded by the exons ATGGAGGCGCTGTATCTCTCCACTTCAGCACCAACCGTTCTTCCATTTCGGAAAACCGTTGGCTCTCGCACCATTTCAAAATCCTCGATTCTCTTCCCTTCTTCATCAAAGTCTCGATTCGCAACGATTTGCAGGCAAAGAATTGATGGAGAAGATACGCCTCTCTCCAATGCTATGGATGCTTACAGATTGTTCGGCGTCGACCCGACCTGCTCCGAATCCGAGCTCAAAGCCGCTTTTCGAGCTAAA GTGAAGCAATTCCATCCAGACGTGAATAGAGATGGAAATTATTCCGATTCTATGATTCGTCGTGTAATTCAGGCGTACGAG ATGTTATCCAGTTGCAGCCGAACCGAGTTCATTGAGAG GGAATGTTTAGATCCTTTTGAAAACCCAGAATGCGATGCATTTGATGTCTTTGTTAATGAGTTTCTTTGTGTTGGAAGAG GCTGCCCATATTCGTGTGTAGACAGAGCTCCCCATGTCTTCACTTTTGCTTCGTCCACCGGGACAGCCCGGGCGACTTCTCAAG GACACGGTGAAGATTATCAGGTTCAAATTGCAGTTGGCCAATGCCCCAGAAGCTGTATACATTATGTAACACCTTTGCAAAGAATCATCCTGGAAGAGCTACTTGACAG TGCCTTGGATGTGCCATATGATAATTCAGCAGAGGCAGATTTACTATATTCTCTTATAGTGAAATCAAAATTCGAGAATAATCGATACAGAAAGCCGAAGAGGGAGCCAAAGACGTCGACCGAACGAGTCGATTGGTATTGA
- the LOC111798336 gene encoding kinesin-like protein KIN-14S isoform X1, producing MDDATVEFASELRPPVVPSCDPRPLPSLSGSDIALRESFEHADKMESRLSSDEPQLASPDGAQILPILQKVIDLGSKVENLKNEHMLLTERFKLDTDAFPGPELVKTLQLLGTEHELLKKKYLGEVTERKRLYNEVIELKGNIRVFCRCRPLNESELTNGATSVIEFDSSQDNEIQVVSSDSSKKQFKFDHVFKTEDGQETVFGQAKPVVASVMDGYNVCIFAYGQTGTGKTFTMEGTPENRGVNYRTLKELFKISEERDGVMKYELYVSMLEVYNEKIRDLLADNCNPNLKKLEIKQAAEGTQEVPGLVEAQVYGTEQVWELLKSGGRARSVGSTSANELSSRSHCLLRVTVKGESLINGQRTKSHLWLVDLAGSERVGRIDVDGERLKESQFINKSLSALGDVISALASKTAHVPYRNSKLTHLLQSSLGGDCKTLMFVQISPSSADVGETLCSLNFASRVRGIENAPARKQTDLTDLFKFKQMSEKSKHDEKEMKKLQDNVQSLQLRLTAKEHNCRNLQEKVRDLESQLADERKARLKQESRALAATSTAASLPKLAAPKTVTEKKPPLGPSKLRLPLRKITNFMPPPTTSSPVPSKKRRVSSFINTAPPPPPPPTEGKENGHRMMTTAAANTRSLLVPRRRSLAVRPTPTTTTTTTTTTQVFQPKRRVSMATLRPELNSHMTTPLHTLGPQEFATRKARYSKLFSPLPEFQASVEATPIAMRSSSKFMGSPPTQGVPKVIALQRKPVVWSPLKWRELRNFRRPSLIPSRLSSTEFQ from the exons ATGGATG ATGCAACGGTGGAATTCGCATCAGAATTACGCCCTCCGGTTGTTCCTAGTTGTGATCCGAGGCCTCTGCCTTCATTATCCGGTTCAG ACATTGCTTTGAGAGAATCTTTTGAACATGCGGATAAGATGGAGAGCAGATTATCTAGCGATGAACCCCAATTAGCATCACCAGATGGAGCGCAGATACTTCCAATCCTTCAAAAGGTCATTGACTTGGGCAGCAAAGTAGAG AATTTGAAGAATGAACATATGCTCCTAACTGAACGATTCAAATTAGACACCGATGCTTTTCCAGGCCCTGAACTTGTAAAAACTCTTCAACTTCTAG GTACAGAACATGAActtttaaagaagaaatacCTTGGAGAGGTCACTGAGCGAAAGAGACTTTACAATGAAGTGATTGAACTGAAAGGGAATATTAGAGTTTTCTGCAGATGTAGACCATTAAATGAAAGCGAATTAACCAATGGGGCTACCTCTGTGATTGAATTTGATTCATCTCAGGATAATGAGATTCAAGTTGTTTCTTCTGATTCTTCAAAAAAACAGTTTAAATTTGATCATGTGTTCAAGACAGAGGATGGCCAAG AAACTGTTTTCGGTCAAGCTAAGCCTGTTGTAGCTTCAGTGATGGATGGGTATAATGTCTGCATATTTGCTTATGGACAAACTGGAACGGGGAAGACATTTACTATGGAGGGAACACCTGAAAACAGAGGAGTCAACTACCGGACTCTGAAGGAACTGTTTAAGATTTCCGAAGAGAGAGATGGTgttatgaaatatgaattgTATGTCAGCATGTTGGAGGTTTATAATGAGAAGATAAGGGACCTCTTGGCTGACAACTGCAACCCAAATCTGAAGAA GTTGGAGATTAAGCAAGCAGCAGAAGGAACACAGGAAGTCCCTGGATTGGTTGAAGCTCAAGTTTATGGAACTGAACAAGTGTGGGAACTACTCAAGTCTGGCGGCCGGGCAAGATCTGTTGGATCCACCAGCGCAAATGAGCTAAGCAGCCGATCCCACTG CTTGTTGCGAGTCACTGTCAAGGGAGAGAGTCTTATAAATGGACAGAGGACAAAGAGTCATCTTTGGCTGGTCGACTTGGCTGGTAGCGAGCGTGTGGGGAGGATCGACGTCGATGGCGAAAGATTAAAGGAATCTCAGTTCATTAATAAATCACTTTCCGCTCTCGGTGATGTCATCTCCGCCCTTGCCTCTAAAACCGCTCACGTTCCTTACAG AAACTCTAAACTCACTCATTTGCTGCAAAGTTCTTTAG GAGGAGATTGCAAAACCCTGATGTTTGTACAGATTAGTCCAAGTTCAGCCGACGTTGGAGAGACACTCTGCTCATTGAATTTCGCTAGTCGAGTTCGAGGGATCGAGAACGCCCCTGCTCGCAAACAGACAGATCTCACAGACCTGTTCAAGTTCAAGCAAATG TCGGAAAAATCCAAGCATGACgagaaggaaatgaagaaGTTACAAGATAATGTGCAATCCTTGCAGTTGAGACTCACTGCTAAGGAACATAATTGCAGGAATCTTCAAGAAAAG GTTCGAGATCTCGAGAGTCAACTAGCAGATGAGAGGAAAGCCAGACTAAAACAGGAAAGTAGAGCTCTTGCTGCTACTTCTACCGCTGCCTCTCTTCCAAAGTTGGCAGCTCCCAAAACTGTTACAGAAAAGAAGCCACCATTAGGTCCTTCTAAACTAAGGCTACCCCTAAGAAAGATAACCAATTTCATGCCTCCTCCTACGACGTCGTCCCCCGTACCATCCAAGAAAAGGCGTGTCTCGTCGTTCATAAATActgctcctcctcctcctcctcctccaacAGAAGGCAAAGAAAATGGCCACAGAATGATGACAACTGCAGCTGCAAACACAAGAAGCCTACTTGTACCAAGACGACGTTCACTTGCTGTTAGACCAACTCCAACAACGACGACAACGACAACGACAACGACGCAGGTTTTTCAACCCAAGAGACGAGTCTCGATGGCTACACTTCGTCCGGAGCTAAACTCTCACATGACAACACCACTTCACACTTTGGGgccacaagaatttgcaacaAGGAAAGCAAGATACTCAAAGTTGTTCTCTCCATTACCAGAGTTCCAAGCATCAGTAGAGGCAACACCAATTGCCATGAGGAGCAGTAGCAAGTTCATGGGGAGCCCTCCAACTCAAGGTGTCCCCAAAGTTATTGCGTTGCAAAGAAAACCAGTAGTGTGGAGTCCTCTCAAGTGGAGAGAGCTTAGAAACTTCAGGAGGCCATCTTTAATACCGTCTCGACTTTCCTCTACGGAGTTCCAATGA
- the LOC111798336 gene encoding kinesin-like protein KIN-14S isoform X2, with product MESRLSSDEPQLASPDGAQILPILQKVIDLGSKVENLKNEHMLLTERFKLDTDAFPGPELVKTLQLLGTEHELLKKKYLGEVTERKRLYNEVIELKGNIRVFCRCRPLNESELTNGATSVIEFDSSQDNEIQVVSSDSSKKQFKFDHVFKTEDGQETVFGQAKPVVASVMDGYNVCIFAYGQTGTGKTFTMEGTPENRGVNYRTLKELFKISEERDGVMKYELYVSMLEVYNEKIRDLLADNCNPNLKKLEIKQAAEGTQEVPGLVEAQVYGTEQVWELLKSGGRARSVGSTSANELSSRSHCLLRVTVKGESLINGQRTKSHLWLVDLAGSERVGRIDVDGERLKESQFINKSLSALGDVISALASKTAHVPYRNSKLTHLLQSSLGGDCKTLMFVQISPSSADVGETLCSLNFASRVRGIENAPARKQTDLTDLFKFKQMSEKSKHDEKEMKKLQDNVQSLQLRLTAKEHNCRNLQEKVRDLESQLADERKARLKQESRALAATSTAASLPKLAAPKTVTEKKPPLGPSKLRLPLRKITNFMPPPTTSSPVPSKKRRVSSFINTAPPPPPPPTEGKENGHRMMTTAAANTRSLLVPRRRSLAVRPTPTTTTTTTTTTQVFQPKRRVSMATLRPELNSHMTTPLHTLGPQEFATRKARYSKLFSPLPEFQASVEATPIAMRSSSKFMGSPPTQGVPKVIALQRKPVVWSPLKWRELRNFRRPSLIPSRLSSTEFQ from the exons ATGGAGAGCAGATTATCTAGCGATGAACCCCAATTAGCATCACCAGATGGAGCGCAGATACTTCCAATCCTTCAAAAGGTCATTGACTTGGGCAGCAAAGTAGAG AATTTGAAGAATGAACATATGCTCCTAACTGAACGATTCAAATTAGACACCGATGCTTTTCCAGGCCCTGAACTTGTAAAAACTCTTCAACTTCTAG GTACAGAACATGAActtttaaagaagaaatacCTTGGAGAGGTCACTGAGCGAAAGAGACTTTACAATGAAGTGATTGAACTGAAAGGGAATATTAGAGTTTTCTGCAGATGTAGACCATTAAATGAAAGCGAATTAACCAATGGGGCTACCTCTGTGATTGAATTTGATTCATCTCAGGATAATGAGATTCAAGTTGTTTCTTCTGATTCTTCAAAAAAACAGTTTAAATTTGATCATGTGTTCAAGACAGAGGATGGCCAAG AAACTGTTTTCGGTCAAGCTAAGCCTGTTGTAGCTTCAGTGATGGATGGGTATAATGTCTGCATATTTGCTTATGGACAAACTGGAACGGGGAAGACATTTACTATGGAGGGAACACCTGAAAACAGAGGAGTCAACTACCGGACTCTGAAGGAACTGTTTAAGATTTCCGAAGAGAGAGATGGTgttatgaaatatgaattgTATGTCAGCATGTTGGAGGTTTATAATGAGAAGATAAGGGACCTCTTGGCTGACAACTGCAACCCAAATCTGAAGAA GTTGGAGATTAAGCAAGCAGCAGAAGGAACACAGGAAGTCCCTGGATTGGTTGAAGCTCAAGTTTATGGAACTGAACAAGTGTGGGAACTACTCAAGTCTGGCGGCCGGGCAAGATCTGTTGGATCCACCAGCGCAAATGAGCTAAGCAGCCGATCCCACTG CTTGTTGCGAGTCACTGTCAAGGGAGAGAGTCTTATAAATGGACAGAGGACAAAGAGTCATCTTTGGCTGGTCGACTTGGCTGGTAGCGAGCGTGTGGGGAGGATCGACGTCGATGGCGAAAGATTAAAGGAATCTCAGTTCATTAATAAATCACTTTCCGCTCTCGGTGATGTCATCTCCGCCCTTGCCTCTAAAACCGCTCACGTTCCTTACAG AAACTCTAAACTCACTCATTTGCTGCAAAGTTCTTTAG GAGGAGATTGCAAAACCCTGATGTTTGTACAGATTAGTCCAAGTTCAGCCGACGTTGGAGAGACACTCTGCTCATTGAATTTCGCTAGTCGAGTTCGAGGGATCGAGAACGCCCCTGCTCGCAAACAGACAGATCTCACAGACCTGTTCAAGTTCAAGCAAATG TCGGAAAAATCCAAGCATGACgagaaggaaatgaagaaGTTACAAGATAATGTGCAATCCTTGCAGTTGAGACTCACTGCTAAGGAACATAATTGCAGGAATCTTCAAGAAAAG GTTCGAGATCTCGAGAGTCAACTAGCAGATGAGAGGAAAGCCAGACTAAAACAGGAAAGTAGAGCTCTTGCTGCTACTTCTACCGCTGCCTCTCTTCCAAAGTTGGCAGCTCCCAAAACTGTTACAGAAAAGAAGCCACCATTAGGTCCTTCTAAACTAAGGCTACCCCTAAGAAAGATAACCAATTTCATGCCTCCTCCTACGACGTCGTCCCCCGTACCATCCAAGAAAAGGCGTGTCTCGTCGTTCATAAATActgctcctcctcctcctcctcctccaacAGAAGGCAAAGAAAATGGCCACAGAATGATGACAACTGCAGCTGCAAACACAAGAAGCCTACTTGTACCAAGACGACGTTCACTTGCTGTTAGACCAACTCCAACAACGACGACAACGACAACGACAACGACGCAGGTTTTTCAACCCAAGAGACGAGTCTCGATGGCTACACTTCGTCCGGAGCTAAACTCTCACATGACAACACCACTTCACACTTTGGGgccacaagaatttgcaacaAGGAAAGCAAGATACTCAAAGTTGTTCTCTCCATTACCAGAGTTCCAAGCATCAGTAGAGGCAACACCAATTGCCATGAGGAGCAGTAGCAAGTTCATGGGGAGCCCTCCAACTCAAGGTGTCCCCAAAGTTATTGCGTTGCAAAGAAAACCAGTAGTGTGGAGTCCTCTCAAGTGGAGAGAGCTTAGAAACTTCAGGAGGCCATCTTTAATACCGTCTCGACTTTCCTCTACGGAGTTCCAATGA